The Ensifer canadensis genomic sequence GTTCTGCTCGCGATCGGCATGACCGTCGTTATCGCCACCAAGGGCATCGATCTTTCTGTCGGCGCCGTGATGGCGATCTGCGGGGCAGTCGCCGCCTCGTCGATCACGTCGGGCCACTCGCTGGCGATGACGCTTCTGATCACCCTTGGCACCGGCATTCTCTGCGGTCTCTGGAACGGTATCCTCGTCGCCATTCTCGATATCCAGCCCATCATCGCAACGCTGGTTCTGATGGTCGCCGGGCGCGGCATCGCTCAGCTCGTCACCGAAGGCGCGATCCTCACCTTCAACGATGAGGGGCTGATTTTTCTTGGCAGCGGCTCATTCGCTTGGCTGCCCCTGCCCGTGATCATCTGGCTGATCTTCGGCATCCTGGTAGCGCTGATCGTGCGAAAGACGGCGCTTGGCATGCTGATCGAGGCGATCGGCGTCAACCGCCAGGCAAGCACGCTATCCGGTGTGCTGACGCCGGTGCTGCTGATCGCTGCCTATATGCTATCAGGCCTTTGTGCCGCGATTGCCGGCATTATCGCCGCCGCCGACATCAAGGGCGCCGACGCCAACAATGCCGGGCTCTGGCTCGAACTCGACGCCATTCTTGCGGTCGTCATCGGCGGCACCTCGCTTCTCGGCGGCCGCTTCAGCATCGCCGCCTCCGTGCTCGGCGCCATCATCATCCAGTCGATCAACACCGGCATCCTGCTTTCCGGCTTTCCGCCGGAATTCAACCTGATCATCAAGGCGGCGATCATCGTCTTCATTCTCGTGCTGCAGTCGCCACCGGTTCGAAACGCCTTCACCTTTGTCGCGCTTCTGCGCGCCAGCAGAAAACCGACGGAGCGGCAAGCGCGATGAAACCCAAATACCTGCCGCTGACCGCAACCATCGTCATCTTCGTCTTGAGCTATGCGCTTTGCGTGGCGCAGTATCCCAACATCCTGTCGACGCGGGTCATCGGCAACCTGCTGACCGACAACGCCTTCCTCGGCATCGCCGCCGTCGGCATGACCTTCGTGATCCTGTCCGGCGGCATCGACCTTTCGATCGGCTCGGTGATCGCCTTCACCGGTGTGTTCCTGGCCGTCGTGCTGGAGAATAGCGGCGCCCATCCGCTCGCCGTCTTCGCCATGGTGCTGTTGATCACGACGTTCTTCGGAGCGGTAATGGGCGCCATCATCCACTATCTGGAGATGCCGGCCTTCATCGTCACGCTCGCCGGCATGTTTCTGGCCCGCGGCATGGCCTTCGTGCTGTCGATCGATTCCATCGCCATCAAGCATCCGTTCTACGGCACGTTGAAGGGTTTTTATTACAAGCTTCC encodes the following:
- a CDS encoding ABC transporter permease, which encodes MTAILRGYAIRLLPQLIALAVILLMVSFVFPGFFRLEIQNGRLYGSLIDILNRGAPVVLLAIGMTVVIATKGIDLSVGAVMAICGAVAASSITSGHSLAMTLLITLGTGILCGLWNGILVAILDIQPIIATLVLMVAGRGIAQLVTEGAILTFNDEGLIFLGSGSFAWLPLPVIIWLIFGILVALIVRKTALGMLIEAIGVNRQASTLSGVLTPVLLIAAYMLSGLCAAIAGIIAAADIKGADANNAGLWLELDAILAVVIGGTSLLGGRFSIAASVLGAIIIQSINTGILLSGFPPEFNLIIKAAIIVFILVLQSPPVRNAFTFVALLRASRKPTERQAR